In Marinomonas algicola, a single genomic region encodes these proteins:
- a CDS encoding restriction endonuclease subunit S, with translation MSMEKNVPEIRFNGFSGEWRRRILGRLCDIGDIDHRMPESKATGIPYLMTGDFYGINGLDFKSAKLISIEDYEQLSKKIKPEFGDIIFARYASVGSVRYVETKIRFLISYSCAILKTKNTSYGKYLFYFFQTTRAKELIELDINTGSQRNIGTDSLKKLAVSLPKPKEQTQIGNTFQKLDNLINQHQQKHDKLSSIKKAMLERMFPKQGETIPEIRFKGFSGEWVEMSFRSCFANVPNNTLSRAELNYQSGIAKNIHYGDVLIKFGETLDAESELIPFITNNDVSNKLKHTALQDGDIVIADAAEDNTVGKCLELFNVGEFLVFSGLHTIAVRPILPFASKYLGYYLNSVSFHDQLLSLMQGTKVLSISKTAIQNTYVVFPKMVEEQAAIGGYFQKLDELINQHQQQIIKLNNIKQACLSKMFV, from the coding sequence ATGAGTATGGAAAAGAATGTGCCTGAAATTCGCTTTAATGGGTTTAGTGGGGAGTGGCGAAGGAGAATTTTGGGGCGCCTCTGCGATATTGGAGATATAGACCATCGAATGCCGGAATCTAAAGCAACGGGTATTCCCTACCTAATGACTGGTGACTTCTATGGAATTAACGGGCTTGATTTTAAAAGTGCCAAGTTGATATCAATTGAAGATTACGAGCAATTATCAAAAAAAATAAAACCTGAATTTGGCGATATAATATTTGCTCGTTATGCGTCAGTTGGGTCTGTGAGATATGTTGAAACAAAAATTAGATTCTTAATTTCTTATTCTTGTGCAATTCTAAAAACGAAGAACACCTCTTATGGCAAATATTTGTTCTATTTTTTTCAAACAACCAGAGCCAAAGAACTAATTGAATTAGATATAAATACAGGATCTCAAAGAAATATTGGCACTGACTCACTTAAAAAGTTGGCGGTTTCTTTACCAAAACCTAAAGAACAAACCCAAATCGGCAACACCTTCCAAAAACTCGATAACCTAATCAACCAACACCAACAAAAGCATGACAAGCTCAGCAGTATTAAAAAAGCCATGCTGGAACGCATGTTCCCCAAACAAGGCGAAACCATCCCCGAAATTCGCTTTAAAGGGTTTAGTGGAGAGTGGGTGGAAATGTCCTTTAGGTCATGCTTTGCCAATGTACCAAACAATACTCTTTCTAGGGCAGAACTAAACTACCAATCAGGAATAGCAAAAAATATTCATTATGGAGACGTATTAATTAAGTTTGGTGAGACTCTTGATGCTGAGAGTGAACTGATACCATTTATTACAAATAATGATGTATCTAATAAACTAAAACATACTGCTTTACAGGATGGCGACATAGTTATTGCTGATGCGGCTGAGGATAATACTGTTGGCAAATGTTTAGAATTATTCAATGTAGGTGAGTTTTTGGTTTTTTCTGGATTACACACGATTGCAGTAAGGCCTATTTTACCCTTTGCATCAAAATATCTAGGCTACTATTTGAACTCAGTCTCATTCCACGATCAGCTTTTATCGTTGATGCAAGGTACAAAAGTACTATCAATATCAAAAACTGCAATACAGAATACCTATGTAGTATTTCCAAAAATGGTGGAAGAACAAGCAGCAATAGGTGGGTACTTTCAAAAACTAGATGAACTTATCAATCAACACCAACAACAAATCATTAAACTCAATAACATTAAGCAGGCCTGCTTGAGCAAAATGTTTGTTTAG
- a CDS encoding type I restriction-modification system subunit M, producing the protein MNKQQLAAKIWESANQMRSKIEANEYKDYILGFIFYKYLSDQLVQFVTKEGMTPEDIKALNEEDADTVKYIQDNLGYFIAYDNLFSTWVDPKHDFDESNVHDALSAFSRLISPTYKKLFEGIFTTLETGLSKLGESAGKRTKAISDLLHLIKSIPMNGKQGYDVLGYIYEYLIEKFAANAGKKAGEFYTPHEVSVLMSHIIAHELKHKDTIEIYDPTSGSGSLLINIGEAVEKYAKSKDSITYYAQELKANTYNLTRMNLIMRGIKASNIKTRNGDTLEDDWPYFDENDPQGSYHALYVDAVVSNPPYSQPWDTSFKDSDPRYSRFGLAPKTKADFAFLLHDLYHLKPDGIMTIVLPHGVLFRGGEEGEIRKQLIEQNHIDAIIGLPSNIFFGTGIPTVILVLKQKRQNTDVLIVDASKHYVKEGKNNKLQASDIKRIVDAVINRDSIEKFSQVVSKQTLHDNGYNLNIPRYVDSSPAAESWDLHATMLGGIPNSEIAQLHQYWQAFPQLHDGLFVAKSAAYSELAIAKRDVNATITQHSQVVEFVTAYNQAFDGGSHGVSGNSSFDGYLHTSLIQGWQAVNRNQQEPELSTELFTRLAPIALIDKYLAYQFLNNQWQVINADLEMMQTEGFTATKLVDPNIVVKKIKGKDTEVQDGWKGHIMPFDLVQQTYLSDDLAALAKQENRLVEIASALEEILESLSEEDKEQDTVKESKDAFANAEVAKAAKAFLKEQKETKTKFSADSPEPEESYKAKIIKANKLIDEEKALKKAVKVAQIALHLKTKTTIEGLTDEQVNELLRLKWIAPLSQELAAMPSAVITQLTSQVQALADKYAVTYSQVANEIKSTEIELADMMGELTGNEFDLQGLAELTSLLKGA; encoded by the coding sequence ATGAACAAGCAACAACTGGCCGCCAAAATCTGGGAATCAGCCAACCAGATGCGCTCAAAAATCGAAGCTAACGAATACAAAGATTACATATTAGGTTTCATTTTTTACAAGTACCTGAGCGACCAATTAGTACAGTTTGTTACCAAAGAGGGCATGACACCTGAAGACATTAAAGCCCTCAACGAAGAAGACGCGGACACGGTCAAGTACATTCAAGACAATCTAGGCTATTTCATCGCTTACGATAATTTGTTTTCTACTTGGGTAGACCCAAAACACGACTTTGACGAGTCTAACGTGCACGATGCGCTATCCGCCTTTAGCCGTTTGATTTCGCCTACCTACAAAAAATTGTTTGAAGGTATTTTCACCACACTCGAAACGGGTCTTAGCAAACTGGGTGAAAGCGCGGGTAAGCGCACAAAAGCCATTAGTGACCTACTGCATTTAATCAAAAGTATCCCAATGAACGGTAAGCAAGGCTATGACGTACTGGGTTACATCTATGAATACCTGATTGAAAAATTTGCCGCTAATGCCGGTAAAAAAGCCGGTGAGTTCTACACGCCGCATGAAGTCTCGGTACTGATGTCGCACATCATCGCCCACGAATTAAAACACAAAGACACCATCGAGATTTACGACCCAACGTCGGGCTCGGGTTCGTTACTGATTAATATTGGTGAAGCGGTCGAAAAATACGCCAAAAGCAAAGACAGCATTACCTATTATGCCCAAGAGCTGAAAGCCAATACCTATAACTTGACCCGTATGAACCTCATCATGCGCGGTATTAAAGCCAGCAATATCAAAACCCGTAACGGTGACACATTAGAAGACGATTGGCCATACTTTGATGAAAACGATCCGCAAGGGTCTTATCATGCGCTGTATGTGGATGCGGTCGTTTCTAACCCGCCTTACTCGCAACCATGGGACACAAGTTTTAAAGACAGCGACCCACGTTATTCGCGTTTTGGTCTTGCGCCCAAAACCAAAGCCGACTTTGCCTTTTTGCTGCATGATCTTTATCATCTAAAACCCGATGGCATTATGACCATTGTCTTGCCCCATGGCGTGTTGTTCCGTGGCGGTGAAGAAGGCGAAATTCGCAAGCAACTGATTGAGCAAAACCACATTGATGCCATTATCGGCTTACCTTCTAATATCTTTTTTGGTACTGGTATTCCTACCGTTATTTTGGTGCTCAAACAAAAAAGGCAAAATACCGATGTACTAATTGTGGATGCCTCCAAGCACTATGTTAAAGAAGGCAAAAATAACAAACTGCAAGCCAGTGACATCAAGCGCATTGTTGATGCGGTCATTAACCGCGACAGCATCGAAAAATTCTCGCAAGTAGTCAGCAAACAAACCCTGCACGACAACGGCTACAACTTAAACATACCGCGTTATGTCGACTCGTCACCAGCGGCTGAAAGCTGGGATTTACACGCCACTATGCTAGGCGGCATCCCCAATAGCGAAATTGCGCAGTTACACCAATATTGGCAAGCATTCCCGCAATTGCATGATGGGCTGTTTGTGGCCAAGTCTGCCGCCTACAGTGAATTAGCCATTGCCAAACGAGACGTTAATGCAACCATTACCCAGCACTCACAAGTGGTAGAGTTTGTCACTGCCTACAACCAGGCGTTTGATGGCGGCAGTCATGGTGTTAGTGGCAACAGCAGCTTTGATGGCTACTTACACACTAGCCTGATTCAAGGCTGGCAAGCCGTTAACCGTAACCAGCAAGAGCCTGAATTAAGCACCGAGCTTTTCACACGCTTAGCGCCCATTGCCCTTATCGACAAATACCTAGCCTATCAATTTTTAAATAACCAATGGCAGGTTATCAATGCTGATTTAGAAATGATGCAAACCGAGGGGTTCACTGCCACGAAACTAGTTGACCCAAATATTGTGGTCAAAAAGATCAAGGGCAAAGACACCGAAGTACAGGATGGCTGGAAAGGCCACATCATGCCCTTTGATTTAGTACAACAAACCTACTTGAGCGATGACCTAGCGGCTCTGGCAAAACAAGAAAACCGCCTTGTCGAAATCGCCAGCGCGCTTGAGGAAATACTCGAATCGTTAAGCGAAGAAGACAAAGAACAAGACACCGTAAAAGAAAGTAAAGACGCCTTTGCCAATGCCGAAGTCGCCAAGGCGGCGAAAGCTTTCCTAAAAGAGCAAAAAGAGACCAAAACTAAGTTCTCAGCCGACAGCCCTGAGCCAGAGGAAAGTTATAAAGCAAAAATCATTAAGGCTAATAAACTCATCGATGAAGAAAAAGCTCTGAAAAAAGCGGTCAAAGTAGCACAAATCGCACTGCACTTAAAAACGAAAACCACCATCGAAGGTTTAACCGACGAGCAAGTGAACGAATTACTGCGCTTAAAATGGATCGCGCCATTAAGCCAAGAGCTTGCCGCCATGCCAAGCGCCGTGATTACTCAGCTCACCAGCCAAGTACAAGCCCTTGCCGATAAATACGCGGTGACCTATTCGCAAGTGGCGAATGAGATTAAAAGTACGGAGATTGAGCTGGCAGACATGATGGGCGAACTTACGGGCAATGAGTTTGATCTGCAAGGTTTGGCTGAACTGACTAGCTTATTGAAGGGCGCATAA
- a CDS encoding McrC family protein yields the protein MKVSTLSVLEFGYLVKEEDQLKVPNATALKSSDFEYLEQRCLLPDSGAPYGKAFQFKLHRKCRVLQAQNYVGLLYLPSGQSIEILPKTGNHDDVPHARQTLLMMLQSLREFRHIELETADIDVLKLPLIEVLIRRFLKTVNQVVKQGLRRDYVPKQENLTTKRGKLKIGLQVKHNFVEKQRFYCEYDEYLPDIPVNRVIKAAMLQVQRYSKDARNQKLLRELLFHFDDIPSSNQPALDFARIKFDRGMGYYRPAISWSGLILNNLSPVSMSGRSQAPSLLFPMESVFESYVAMVLRRQLQPGSILKTQAASKSLVTFDKSKHFTLKPDLLLTLNDGQQCVLDTKWKRLDLNEYNFGLSQSDFYQMFAYGHKYLNGEGELVLIYPAHAGFSSPIEHSFDFSSHLKLYVVPFEINPNNQNRLILHQNISFKILRSVA from the coding sequence ATGAAAGTTTCAACGCTTTCAGTTCTTGAGTTTGGGTACTTAGTTAAGGAAGAAGATCAACTTAAAGTACCCAACGCAACTGCATTAAAGTCTTCTGATTTTGAATACTTGGAACAGCGATGTCTATTGCCTGATAGTGGCGCTCCGTATGGAAAGGCCTTTCAGTTTAAGTTACATAGAAAGTGCCGAGTATTACAGGCTCAAAATTACGTTGGTTTACTGTATCTACCTTCTGGTCAATCAATAGAGATTTTGCCGAAAACCGGTAATCATGATGATGTGCCGCATGCGCGACAAACTCTATTGATGATGCTGCAATCCTTGCGTGAGTTTCGACACATTGAGCTTGAGACAGCTGATATAGATGTCCTGAAGCTACCACTGATTGAAGTATTGATTCGTCGATTTTTGAAGACAGTGAATCAAGTGGTTAAACAAGGGCTCAGACGTGACTACGTCCCTAAGCAGGAAAATCTGACGACCAAGCGTGGCAAACTCAAGATTGGGCTTCAGGTAAAGCATAATTTTGTTGAAAAACAGCGTTTTTACTGTGAATACGATGAGTATTTACCCGATATACCTGTGAATAGGGTAATCAAAGCAGCCATGCTGCAGGTTCAGCGTTACAGCAAGGATGCCCGTAATCAAAAGCTATTGCGAGAATTACTGTTCCACTTTGACGATATTCCGAGTAGCAATCAACCAGCATTAGATTTTGCCAGAATCAAATTTGATCGAGGTATGGGCTACTATAGGCCAGCGATATCCTGGTCTGGGTTAATATTAAATAATTTATCGCCAGTGAGCATGAGTGGTCGTTCTCAGGCGCCATCGTTACTGTTTCCAATGGAGTCCGTCTTCGAAAGTTACGTGGCAATGGTCTTGCGTAGGCAGCTTCAACCCGGTTCAATCTTAAAAACGCAAGCCGCTTCGAAGTCATTAGTGACATTTGATAAAAGTAAGCATTTCACACTGAAACCAGATTTACTGCTCACTTTAAATGATGGGCAGCAATGTGTTTTAGACACCAAGTGGAAGCGACTTGATCTCAATGAATACAATTTTGGTTTATCGCAGAGTGACTTCTACCAGATGTTCGCCTATGGCCATAAGTACCTCAATGGTGAAGGGGAATTGGTATTGATATATCCGGCACATGCTGGCTTTTCGAGTCCAATAGAGCATAGCTTCGATTTCAGCTCACATTTGAAGCTTTATGTAGTACCGTTTGAAATTAACCCAAATAATCAAAACCGATTGATTCTTCACCAAAATATAAGTTTCAAAATACTTAGATCTGTTGCTTAG
- a CDS encoding McrB family protein, giving the protein MEFEKREEVWRSFLKTWPESRVLKMTLEEYVSTGDKETFTYWLETKTRCLGSIKGGSSEKFGIYKRADGNSLNNRAGFYNDPIYTWNLKYGPDSKSAFKSVKNNIISVIDAIKKGDLSSIEEIDLAPTLKWKIAFIYQDRNYPKILNIYKDTVLRRSVRDNSASFSKIYTELLRRKPADVSILRYGFDVWDGNKDASAEDILEFIRKMDIRELEDFSPARKQDLFYLTKWAFDNKLDIFSSSVEDEFKIGRWSSSNNEPQFLFKRVSYKKKSIKVDGEKFSLSLLNNFEHELQGFLERHSVSRAGYWPVDYIEEDSFNSEVEIVSDNELKGVDTLNSIFYGPPGTGKTFHTIEAAVKAAEPTFKWERRAELKQEFDRLVNERRIRFVTFHQSYGYEEFVEGLKAKTEDGTITYSVEPGVFRQMCSDAEQYQAESPAGQTYNFETCWQAFVEHLANEDFIEIPMAKTSFRVVDFNENRIFFEKSNGKTDHTLSINTLRAIFNGSRTYTTGLGVYYRPLVSFLRELGGTDEAPATKRKNFVLVIDEINRGNISKIFGELITLIELSKRKGQLEALELTLPYSGDCFSVPDNLYIIGTMNTADRSLTMIDTALRRRFEFIEMMPKPELLDSVVVKGVNLSKLLGTLNQRIEVLYDREHTLGHAFFMNVKKCLDESDYDAAFEELVHAFQNKIIPLLQEYFFDDWNKIRLVLGDNQKNESFQLILEKPVSNLSLLFGQDHNIDPYDEGVIQYHLRGGKEAVWREPMTYICMYSSTIPEQSHSESDNKLEE; this is encoded by the coding sequence ATGGAATTTGAAAAAAGGGAAGAAGTCTGGAGGAGTTTTTTAAAAACTTGGCCTGAAAGTCGGGTTTTAAAAATGACTTTGGAAGAGTATGTCTCTACTGGAGATAAGGAAACATTTACCTATTGGCTTGAGACTAAGACAAGATGTTTGGGATCAATAAAAGGTGGTTCTTCAGAAAAGTTTGGGATTTATAAAAGAGCTGATGGCAATAGTTTAAATAATAGGGCGGGCTTTTATAATGATCCTATATACACATGGAACCTCAAATATGGACCTGATTCAAAATCCGCATTTAAAAGCGTTAAAAATAATATAATTAGTGTTATTGATGCTATTAAGAAGGGAGATCTAAGTTCCATCGAAGAAATAGATTTGGCACCAACATTAAAATGGAAGATTGCATTCATTTACCAAGATAGAAATTATCCAAAGATTCTAAATATATATAAAGACACAGTTCTTCGACGATCAGTTAGAGATAATAGCGCTAGTTTTTCAAAGATTTATACTGAATTGCTTAGAAGGAAGCCTGCCGACGTCAGTATCTTAAGGTACGGGTTTGATGTTTGGGATGGAAATAAAGATGCTAGTGCGGAAGATATATTAGAGTTCATAAGAAAAATGGACATTAGAGAGCTAGAAGATTTTTCGCCAGCAAGAAAGCAAGATTTATTTTATCTTACTAAATGGGCTTTTGATAATAAATTAGATATATTTTCCAGTAGTGTTGAGGACGAATTTAAAATTGGCCGATGGTCGTCTTCTAATAATGAGCCTCAGTTTTTATTTAAAAGAGTAAGTTATAAAAAGAAGTCGATTAAAGTTGATGGTGAAAAATTTAGCCTCAGTTTATTGAACAATTTCGAGCATGAGTTGCAAGGGTTTTTAGAACGGCATAGTGTTAGTAGAGCTGGCTATTGGCCTGTCGATTATATTGAAGAAGATAGCTTTAACTCAGAGGTTGAAATAGTTTCTGACAATGAATTAAAAGGGGTAGATACGTTGAATAGCATATTTTATGGCCCCCCTGGGACGGGAAAAACGTTTCACACGATTGAAGCTGCCGTGAAGGCCGCTGAACCTACATTCAAATGGGAACGTAGAGCAGAGCTTAAACAGGAATTTGATCGCTTAGTGAATGAGCGGCGTATCCGTTTTGTGACTTTCCATCAAAGCTACGGTTATGAGGAATTTGTAGAAGGGCTAAAAGCAAAAACTGAAGATGGCACTATTACGTATTCAGTTGAGCCAGGTGTTTTTCGTCAAATGTGTTCAGACGCAGAACAATATCAGGCGGAATCCCCTGCAGGTCAAACTTATAACTTTGAAACCTGCTGGCAAGCTTTTGTTGAGCATCTAGCGAATGAAGACTTTATTGAAATACCAATGGCAAAAACCTCTTTTCGCGTTGTGGATTTCAATGAGAATCGAATCTTTTTTGAAAAGAGCAACGGAAAAACAGACCATACATTAAGCATCAATACGTTGCGCGCTATTTTTAATGGTTCAAGAACCTACACAACTGGCTTAGGTGTCTATTACCGACCTTTAGTAAGCTTTCTGAGAGAATTGGGTGGCACAGATGAAGCGCCAGCAACAAAGCGAAAGAACTTTGTTCTTGTCATTGATGAGATTAATCGTGGCAACATTTCGAAGATATTTGGAGAGTTAATTACTCTCATTGAGTTATCTAAGCGTAAAGGTCAGCTAGAGGCACTAGAGCTAACTTTACCTTACTCAGGAGACTGCTTTTCGGTACCAGATAATCTTTATATTATCGGTACAATGAATACTGCAGACCGCTCATTAACAATGATTGATACGGCTTTACGTCGCCGTTTTGAATTTATCGAAATGATGCCAAAGCCAGAGCTTCTTGATAGTGTGGTCGTCAAAGGGGTAAATTTATCAAAGTTATTGGGTACACTGAATCAGCGTATTGAAGTGCTGTACGATCGTGAGCATACATTGGGACATGCTTTCTTTATGAATGTGAAGAAATGCCTTGATGAAAGCGACTATGATGCGGCATTCGAAGAGTTGGTCCACGCATTTCAAAATAAGATCATTCCATTACTGCAAGAATACTTTTTTGATGATTGGAACAAAATTCGCCTAGTTCTAGGGGATAATCAAAAAAATGAAAGTTTTCAGCTCATATTAGAAAAGCCAGTTAGCAACCTATCCTTGCTATTTGGTCAAGATCATAATATTGACCCTTATGATGAAGGCGTTATTCAATATCATTTGCGAGGGGGTAAGGAAGCCGTGTGGCGGGAACCAATGACTTACATTTGCATGTATAGTTCAACGATACCAGAGCAATCGCACAGTGAATCCGATAATAAGTTGGAAGAATAG
- a CDS encoding HNH endonuclease, with protein sequence MKTAIEFIAYIQRMLVEGDFTATYKYALLHAIADVCVESSSVTGNSKLPIQLDVLADKMLRLYWNQARPFGGSSQTMQLHQNSDSQKQIAIITAVQSIQQTGLYNINQLYKSPHYKTVHRVAKAALKSGPLWRLQILAKKEECFLYPHDKSQNHIELNAGIAGYFREFYHLITYLARAAWIDKIISFKHNQYLVGAQANLPEFLFGQDRKALAYAKPLLQEIQKNTCFYCCKKLDQHAEVDHFIPFAKYAFDLGHNFVLADRTCNNSKRDYLASYEHKYKWEENNLANHADMISEKLASYVECDKEKSMSVSDWAYQIARNSASNLWQSRSEFRLA encoded by the coding sequence ATGAAAACAGCCATCGAGTTTATTGCTTACATTCAACGGATGTTGGTGGAGGGTGATTTTACCGCGACGTACAAGTATGCGTTATTACATGCGATTGCGGATGTATGCGTGGAAAGCTCCAGTGTGACCGGAAACAGTAAACTCCCTATTCAGTTAGATGTTTTAGCGGACAAAATGCTTCGTTTGTATTGGAATCAGGCCCGACCATTTGGTGGTTCTAGTCAAACAATGCAATTGCATCAAAACAGTGATTCACAAAAGCAAATCGCTATCATCACTGCGGTGCAGAGTATCCAGCAAACAGGGTTGTATAACATCAATCAGCTATACAAAAGCCCACATTATAAAACCGTGCATAGAGTAGCAAAAGCAGCCCTCAAAAGTGGCCCACTCTGGCGCTTGCAGATTTTGGCAAAAAAAGAAGAATGCTTTTTATATCCGCATGATAAAAGCCAGAACCATATCGAGCTAAATGCTGGCATCGCGGGTTATTTTCGCGAGTTTTATCACCTGATCACCTACCTCGCACGTGCCGCTTGGATCGACAAAATCATTTCTTTTAAGCACAACCAATACCTAGTAGGTGCACAAGCCAACTTACCGGAATTTCTATTTGGTCAAGACCGTAAGGCTTTAGCCTATGCCAAGCCTCTCCTTCAAGAGATACAGAAAAATACCTGCTTCTACTGCTGTAAAAAGCTCGACCAACATGCCGAAGTGGATCACTTTATCCCATTTGCCAAATACGCGTTCGACCTTGGCCACAACTTTGTGTTGGCGGATCGTACCTGCAACAACAGTAAACGAGATTACCTCGCCAGCTATGAACACAAATACAAATGGGAGGAAAACAATCTCGCCAACCACGCGGACATGATCTCTGAGAAGCTTGCCAGCTACGTTGAGTGCGATAAAGAGAAATCCATGTCTGTGTCGGATTGGGCGTATCAGATAGCGAGGAACAGTGCTTCGAACCTATGGCAAAGCAGGAGCGAGTTTAGATTAGCGTGA
- a CDS encoding helix-turn-helix transcriptional regulator, whose amino-acid sequence MGAKHDTLFRTLTMLQIIPKEPGYKATSTIHEALEEKGFKVSLRTVQRDLNAMTAHLPLICLEGMEGDGGHRWSLLSSFSDSKLGLDTPTALTLVLAHEYLSDLLPQTAVQQISPQFKAAQQYLNALPSNHYSGWANRVKAIPNGKTLIPAQIKEGIWEVVSEAALEEYAIEVTYLSRKHNELKSYTLHPQAIVVRHSVSYLLATVKDYDDILQFALHRIQTVERSDKDFRPLKGFDVTDYIEQGGFSYRQSPGPVVLKARVKAEIAWLLSETPLSEDQSLKPEEDGRFQLTATVPDDQQTLWWIQGYGAAIDVQEPQKWREHIHQQAREVLGLIS is encoded by the coding sequence ATGGGTGCTAAGCACGACACCTTATTTCGCACACTCACGATGCTGCAAATCATTCCAAAAGAGCCAGGCTACAAAGCCACCTCGACCATTCATGAGGCATTAGAGGAAAAGGGCTTTAAGGTTTCGTTACGTACGGTTCAGCGTGATCTTAACGCTATGACGGCCCACTTACCGCTTATATGCTTAGAAGGTATGGAGGGCGACGGTGGACATCGTTGGAGTCTGTTATCCAGTTTTAGTGACTCTAAGTTGGGATTAGACACACCTACCGCACTTACTTTGGTGTTAGCCCACGAATATCTTTCTGACCTATTGCCTCAAACCGCTGTTCAGCAAATCTCGCCTCAATTTAAAGCGGCGCAGCAGTATCTAAACGCCTTACCTTCGAATCATTATTCCGGTTGGGCCAATCGTGTCAAAGCCATTCCGAATGGCAAAACTCTAATCCCCGCACAAATCAAAGAGGGCATTTGGGAAGTAGTATCGGAAGCGGCGCTTGAAGAATACGCCATTGAAGTGACGTACCTAAGTCGCAAGCATAACGAACTAAAAAGCTACACACTGCATCCGCAAGCCATTGTTGTTCGTCACAGCGTCAGCTACCTTTTAGCAACCGTGAAAGACTACGACGACATACTCCAATTTGCGTTACACCGCATTCAAACCGTTGAGCGCTCGGATAAAGACTTCCGACCACTTAAAGGATTTGATGTGACCGACTATATAGAGCAGGGCGGCTTTAGCTATCGACAATCACCAGGGCCTGTTGTACTTAAAGCGCGCGTGAAAGCTGAGATCGCTTGGCTGCTGTCCGAAACGCCTTTAAGCGAAGATCAAAGTTTAAAACCAGAAGAAGACGGCCGGTTTCAACTGACTGCTACCGTACCAGATGACCAACAAACACTGTGGTGGATACAAGGCTACGGTGCAGCGATTGATGTGCAGGAACCACAAAAATGGCGTGAGCATATTCATCAGCAGGCTAGGGAAGTGTTGGGGCTGATATCGTGA
- a CDS encoding pseudoazurin, translated as MLRRLIMALALVPLASVSFAAEHIVKMVNQNDWGAMAFEPSFLHVEVGDTVTFEPTDYGHNAVTINYMIPRGANRYRGKINKPITMAINKSGFYGIECSPHLTMGMVMTIQAGDGDITEFEIPKTLPKQAKLRFNAIKDYAMSR; from the coding sequence ATGTTACGTCGACTTATTATGGCCTTGGCACTGGTCCCTCTTGCGAGCGTATCCTTTGCAGCGGAGCATATCGTTAAGATGGTCAATCAAAATGATTGGGGGGCGATGGCCTTTGAGCCCAGTTTTTTACACGTCGAGGTAGGTGATACGGTGACGTTTGAGCCAACAGACTATGGACACAATGCGGTCACGATTAATTATATGATCCCAAGAGGGGCGAACCGTTATCGCGGTAAAATCAACAAGCCCATTACGATGGCGATTAATAAGTCAGGATTTTATGGCATTGAGTGCTCACCGCATTTGACCATGGGCATGGTGATGACTATTCAAGCAGGCGACGGTGATATAACAGAGTTTGAGATTCCTAAGACCTTGCCCAAACAAGCTAAGCTGCGTTTCAATGCGATTAAAGACTATGCAATGTCGCGGTAA